A genomic region of Sander vitreus isolate 19-12246 chromosome 11, sanVit1, whole genome shotgun sequence contains the following coding sequences:
- the gjc4b gene encoding gap junction gamma-1 protein, producing the protein MSWSFLTRLLDEISNHSTFVGKIWLTLLIVFRIVLTAVGGESIYYDEQSKFVCNTQQPGCENVCYDAFAPLSHIRFWVFQVIMITTPTIMYLGFAMHKIARMEDDDYRPRGRKRMPIVSRGANRDYEEAEDNGEEDPMILEEIEPEKEKEVAEKPSKKHDGRRRIKRDGLMKVYVFQLLSRAIFEASFLFGQYILYGLEVVPSYVCTRSPCPHTVDCFVSRPTEKTIFLLIMYAVSALCLLFTMLEILHLGISGIRDCFCAQRPQPPTPRHPALSSQRSSICRQPSAPPGYHTALKKDPSGKMGFRDNLGDSGRESFGDEASSRELERLRRHLKLAQQHLDLAYQNEESSPSRSSSPESNGTAVEQNRLNFAQEKQSSTCEKGLRA; encoded by the exons ATGAGCTGGAGTTTCCTCACGCGCCTGTTGGATGAGATTTCCAACCACTCAACCTTCGTGGGCAAAATCTGGCTCACCCTCCTCATCGTCTTTCGCATTGTGCTGACTGCTGTCGGGGGCGAGTCAATCTACTATGATGAACAGAGTAAATTTGTGTGTAACACACAGCAACCTGGTTGCGAGAACGTGTGCTACGATGCGTTTGCGCCGCTGTCACACATTCGCTTCTGGGTGTTTCAGGTGATTATGATCACCACCCCCACCATCATGTACCTTGGCTTTGCCATGCATAAGATTGCCCGCATGGAGGACGATGACTACCGGCCGCGGGGCAGGAAGAGGATGCCGATAGTGAGCCGCGGTGCCAACCGGGACTACGAGGAAGCGGAGGATAATGGGGAGGAGGACCCCATGATCCTGGAAGAGATTGAGccagaaaaggaaaaggaagtCGCGGAGAAGCCCAGCAAAAAGCACGACGGACGCCGTCGCATCAAGCGCGATGGCCTGATGAAGGTCTACGTGTTTCAGCTGCTGTCGCGTGCCATCTTTGAGGCCTCGTTCCTGTTTGGACAGTACATCCTTTATGGGCTGGAGGTGGTCCCGTCGTACGTATGCACACGCTCCCCTTGCCCGCACACGGTGGATTGCTTCGTCTCGCGCCCCACCGAGAAAACCATCTTCCTGCTCATTATGTATGCGGTCAGCGCCCTGTGTCTGCTCTTCACCATGTTGGAGATCCTTCACCTCGGCATCAGCGGTATCCGGGACTGCTTTTGCGCACAGCGGCCTCAGCCTCCCACCCCCCGTCACCCAGCTCTGTCCAGCCAGAGGTCCTCCATCTGCCGCCAGCCTTCGGCACCTccaggctaccacacagctcTGAAGAAGGACCCGTCTGGGAAAATGGGCTTCAGGGACAACCTGGGAGACTCGGGCCGCGAGTCGTTTGGCGACGAGGCTTCATCGCGGGAGCTGGAGAGGCTGCGAAGACACCTGAAACTGGCTCAGCAGCACCTGGACCTGGCTTACCAAAATGAGGAGAGCAGCCCGTCGCGCAGCAGCAGCCCAGAGTCCAACGGAACCGCCGTTGAGCAGAATAGATTAAACTTTGCCCAGGAGAAGCAGAGCAGTACATGTGAGAAAG GTCTTCGTGCATAG
- the LOC144525800 gene encoding lactase/phlorizin hydrolase-like produces the protein MKYPMWVASLYVFCLYVCRSSELNGKEDFMLVAGPLTKQLVRSSGSAVNDVFDCSRPIPPGSRQYFKYLQIRALTHFKVPLSWAQLLPTGHPSQPQQAVVTCYQTLLKQLLEVGLQPLVVLHGSTVPDALRSRYGGWESQELGKMFQQYAEFAFQEFGALVHAWVTLSDLDDVWHDGQPLGAPGPLQNILQLNENIYQLYHQRFPDKGRRLSIGLRANDVEILPQIKDSTTMDFLSVHIEYNCASASNFAKELSSLQMSSGDLPILIYEMTVHGCPYNEYQLLGIITALLNNNDLNIVGCDMMDMLAMLEVEDFPTSHDISQYNGIKTFKNSYQNVWNKFGAQSTTERDLFLNESFPSGFQWASSSESFKVEGGWVEDGKGETIWDRFGHDGLAFENQTADLACDSYHKVDYDVYLLRGLHVNTYQFSISWARIFPSGHRGSQSEKGAHYYDKLINALIESDIQPVVTLYHWDLPQALQDYGGWTNASIVEAFKDYTDFCFSRFGDRVKTWNTFSSPWVVSHAGYGTGEHPPGVKDYVVASYQVTHNMLKSHAEAFHVYNDKYRKTQGGKVGIALNSDWAEPMDPSRPEDIAAADRYLQFMLGWFAHPIFVNGDYPATLKTQIEQKRNECPLSDPGRLPVFTTEESQRIRGTADFLGLNHYTSRLVNNSVGGCTPGPQGVGDFQAHVDPSWSSTASDWIYSTPWGLRRLLNYISTEYLNVTKVPIHITGNGMPTEYSGDTLNDTNRIEYMKSYINEALKAIFLDGVDVQRFTVQSLMDGFEGKQGYSQRYGLHHVNFENADRPRTPKQSAYFYSEVIKQNGFGSLKGDVFKGAEMQLTRQLTALPPSEVPSKSKVVWEKFSHQSNFQRKVYHYGTFPQGFNWGVSSSAYQIEGGWNADGKGPSFWDTFTQKPGSIPANANGDVACDSYHRLEEDFYMLRALRVKSYRFSLSWSRIFPDGRRTSLNQKGVDYYNRLIDGLLVYNITPMVTLYHWDLPQALQDLGGWDNVEMINIFNDFCDFCFAIFGNRVTFWMTFNQPHTIAWSGYGLGQIPPNVKNPGIAPYRVAHNLIKAHAKAYHTYNDKYRKSQGGLVSIALNADWIEPKDVHVPREVVAADRALQFQLGWFAHPIFKNGDYPDAMKWQVGNKSELQGLTETRLPSFTEEEKSFIKGTADVFCVNHYTTKIVSHATLRLAPQSYEYDLDLSEAEEGDLPTTAISKQRAVAWGLRRLLNWIKEEYGDPEIYITENGVATDSKTTWDDSARVFYYKTYVDEALKAYDLDGVKLKGYIATSLMDSFEWLNGYKVGFGLHHVDFTNPNRPRTPKYSAHFYYQVIKDNGFPTPDDEKQLYGHFRKDFMWSTATASYQIEGGWRADGKGLSIWDKFAHTPLRVYNDDNGDIACDSYNKVEEDVAILKQLKVTHYRFSISWPRVLPDGTTKHINEAGLNYYHRLVDALLAANIQPHITLYHWDLPQALQDIGGWENETIIVRFRDYADVIFSRLGHKVKFWITINEPYNIANIGHGYGAAAPGISFRPGTLPYIVGHNLLKAHAEAWHLYNDMYRAKQKGIISITINSDWSEPRNPYKQEDIDAARRVVQFYIGWFAHPVFNGDYSNMMKTIIRERSLAAGLSKSRLPEFTPEEIKRIKGTYDYFGFNHYTTVLAFPVNYGNLQHYDADRGAGTIADRTWLDSGSSWLKVSPFGFRRILNFIKKEYGNPRIIITENGMSERGPIDLSDIHRSYYYEKYINQVLKAYLLDNVDVRGYTAWSLMDNLEWATGFSERFGLFYVNHSDPKLPRVAKTSVTLYSTIINCNGFPDPAMGPHECLNSVPEPTSAPITPAPNTVSFLGMKLSTSDAEIGLTTTFALLAVAKLQVKLHQWFSITTVAIN, from the exons ATGAAGTACCCAATGTGGGTTGCTTCCTTGTATGttttttgtctgtatgtttgCCGGAGCAGTGAGCTGAATGGAAAGGAGGACTTCATGCTTGTTGCTGGGCCTCTGACAAAGCAGCTGGTGAGAAGCTCAGGCAGTGCAGTGAATGATGTGTTTGATTGCAGTCGTCCCATACCTCCAGGCTCTAGACAGTACTTTAAGTACCTCCAGATCAGAGCGCTGACTCACTTTAAAGTGCCGCTCTCATGGGCTCAACTCCTGCCCACAGGCCACCCCAGCCAACCGCAGCAGGCTGTGGTTACCTGTTACCAGACCCTGCTGAAACAGCTGCTGGAGGTGGGCCTTCAGCCTCTGGTTGTCCTTCATGGATCCACAGTGCCAGACGCTCTGAGATCAAGGTATGGAGGCTGGGAGAGCCAGGAGCTGGGAAAGATGTTTCAGCAGTACGCAGAGTTTGCCTTCCAGGAGTTTGGAGCACTGGTGCACGCATGGGTGACCCTGAGTGACTTGGATGATGTTTGGCATGACGGTCAGCCTTTAGGTGCTCCCGGTCCTTTGCAAAATATCCTCCAGCTCAACGAGAACATTTACCAGCTCTACCATCAACGGTTTCCTGACAAAG GGAGACGTTTGTCAATCGGGTTGAGAGCTAACGACGTTGAAATTCTTCCCCAGATCAAAGATTCAACTACA atGGACTTCTTGTCAGTGCACATTGAATATAACTGTGCCTCTGCATCAAACTTTGCAAAGGAGCTGAGCAGCTTACAG ATGTCCAGTGGGGACTTGCCTATCCTGATTTACGAGATGACTGTTCATGGTTGTCCCTACAATGAATACCAGCTTCTTGGCA TCATCACAGCCTTATTGAACAACAATGACCTGAATATTGTGGGATGTGACATGATGGATATGTTGGCTATGCTGGAAGTGGAGGACTTCCCAACCAG TCATGACATTTCACAATACAATggaattaaaacatttaaaaacagttatCAGAATGTGTGGAATAAGTTTGGGGCCCAGTCCACAACAGAACGAGATCTTTTCCTCAATGAATCATTCCCTTCTGGCTTCCAATGGGCCAGCTCCAGTGAATCCTTCAAGGTTGAGGGAGGCTGGGTAGAAGATGGTAAGGGAGAGACCATTTGGGACCGTTTTGGTCATGACGGCCTAGCCTTTGAAAATCAGACAGCTGATCTAGCTTGTGACAGTTACCACAAGGTGGATTATGATGTCTACCTCCTGCGAGGTCTTCATGTCAACACCTACCAGTTTTCCATCTCCTGGGCTCGTATTTTCCCCTCTGGCCACCGgggcagccaatcagagaaaGGGGCGCACTACTATGACAAGCTGATCAATGCTCTCATTGAGTCTGACATACAACCTGTTGTCACTCTCTACCACTGGGATCTGCCCCAGGCACTCCAGGACTATGGTGGATGGACCAACGCTTCCATTGTTGAAGCATTCAAGGACTACACAGACTTCTGTTTCTCCAGGTTTGGAGACAGGGTCAAGACCTGGAACACATTCAGTAGCCCCTGGGTGGTGAGCCATGCTGGGTATGGCACTGGTGAGCATCCACCTGGAGTAAAAGACTATGTGGTTGCCTCCTATCAG gTCACTCACAATATGCTCAAGTCCCATGCTGAGGCCTTTCATGTCTACAATGACAAGTACAGGAAGACACAAGGAGGGAAGGTAGGCATTGCATTGAACTCTGATTGGGCTGAGCCCATGGACCCCTCCAGACCTGAAGACATAGCAGCTGCAGATCGCTATCTGCAGTTCATGCTGGGCTGGTTTGCACATCCCATCTTTGTAAATGGAGATTATCCTGCAACACTCAAGACTCAGATTGAACAGAAAAGAAACGAGTGTCCCCTCTCTGATCCAGGAAGACTCCCAGTTTTTACTACTGAAGAGAGCCAGAGGATACGTGGAACAGCTGACTTTTTGGGATTAAACCACTATACCTCCCGGTTGGTCAACAACAGTGTTGGTGGCTGCACCCCTGGTCCTCAGGGGGTAGGTGACTTCCAGGCACATGTGGACCCGTCATGGTCCTCTACAGCTTCTGACTGGATCTATTCTACACCTTGGGGACTTAGAAGGCTTCTAAATTACATTTCTACAGAATACTTGAACGTTACCAAAGTGCCCATCCACATTACTGGGAATGGTATGCCTACTGAGTACAGTGGGGACACTCTCAATGACACCAATAGGATAGAGTACATGAAGAGTTACATCAATGAGGCCCTGAAAG CAATATTCTTAGATGGAGTGGATGTACAGCGATTCACAGTGCAGTCACTCATGGATGGATTTGAGGGAAAACAAGGCTACAGCCAAAGATATGGTCTTCACCATGTCAATTTCGAAAATGCAGACAGACCAAGAACCCCAAAACAATCGGCATATTTCTACTCTGAGGTCATCAAGCAAAACGGATTTGGGTCACTAAAAGGGGATGTTTTTAAAGGGGCAGAGATGCAACTTACCCGCCAGCTAACTGCTTTACCACCCTCAGAGGTTCCATCTAAATCAAAGGTTGTCTGGGAGAAATTCTCACACCAGTCTAACTTCCAGAGAAAGGTGTACCACTACGGCACTTTCCCACAAGGATTCAATTGGGGAGTATCATCTTCTGCTTACCAGATTGAAGGTGGCTGGAACGCTGATGGGAAGGGGCCCAGCTTCTGGGATACATTCACCCAAAAACCTGGCAGTATTCCTGCTAACGCCAATGGAGATGTGGCCTGTGACAGCTACCACAGACTGGAAGAAGACTTCTACATGCTGCGAGCTCTGAGGGTAAAGTCGTACAGATTCTCTTTGTCCTGGTCCAGGATCTTTCCTGATGGTCGGCGCACCTCCCTGAACCAGAAAGGTGTTGACTACTACAATAGACTCATTGATGGCCTCTTAGTATACAACATCACTCCCATGGTCACACTCTACCACTGGGACCTTCCTCAAGCTTTACAAGACCTCGGTGGCTGGGACAATGTAGAGATGATTAATATTTTTAACGACTTTTGTGACTTCTGCTTTGCTATTTTTGGCAACAGAGTGACATTTTGGATGACTTTCAACCAGCCTCACACAATTGCATGGTCAGGATATGGACTTGGACAGATCCCACCAAATGTTAAGAATCCAGGAATTGCACCATACAGAGTTGCACACAACCTTATAAAAGCACACGCCAAGGCTTACCACACATACAATGATAAGTATCGCAAATCCCAAGGCGGTCTAGTATCCATTGCCCTGAATGCTGATTGGATTGAACCTAAAGATGTTCATGTTCCCCGTGAAGTGGTGGCTGCTGACCGCGCTCTGCAGTTCCAACTGGGCTGGTTTGCACACCCCATTTTCAAGAACGGTGACTATCCTGATGCAATGAAGTGGCAAGTTGGAAACAAAAGTGAACTCCAGGGTCTTACAGAGACAAGACTGCCTTCCTTCACTGAAGAAGAAAAGAGCTTCATCAAGGGAACTGCTGATGTGTTCTGTGTAAATCATTACACTACAAAGATAGTAAGTCATGCTACATTGAGGCTTGCCCCTCAATCTTATGAatatgacttggacttgtcAGAAGCTGAGGAAGGTGATTTGCCAACTACTGCCATCAGTAAGCAGAGAGCTGTAGCGTGGGGCTTGAGAAGACTCCTCAACTGGATCAAAGAGGAGTATGGAGATCCAGAGATTTACATAACTGAGAATGGAGTTGCGACAGACTCAAAGACAACTTGGGATGACTCTGCCAGAGTATTTTATTACAAGACCTATGTTGATGAGGCTCTGAAAG CCTATGATCTTGATGGCGTGAAGTTGAAAGGATACATAGCAACATCTTTAATGGATTCTTTTGAGTGGCTCAATGGGTACAAAGTTGGATTTGGGCTGCACCATGTGGACTTCACTAACCCAAACCGGCCGAGAACACCAAAGTATTCAGCTCATTTCTACTACCAAGTCATAAAGGACAATGGTTTCCCTACACCTGATGATGAGAAGCAACTTTATGGACATTTCCGCAAAGATTTTATGTGGAGTACTGCAACGGCATCATACCAG ATTGAAGGGGGATGGAGAGCAGATGGAAAAGGTCTTAGCATCTGGGACAAGTTTGCTCATACTCCTCTCCGAGTGTACAATGATGACAATGGTGACATAGCCTGCGACAGTTACAATAAAGTAGAAGAGGATGTTGCTATATTGAAGCAACTTAAGGTGACCCATTATCGTTTCTCCATATCCTGGCCGAGGGTGCTTCCTGATGGCACCACCAAGCACATCAATGAGGCTGGACTCAACTACTATCACAGACTAGTGGATGCACTGCTTGCAGCAAACATCCAACCCCAT ATCACTCTCTACCACTGGGACCTTCCACAAGCTCTGCAGGATATTGGTGGCTGGGAGAATGAGACTATTATTGTCAGATTCAGGGATTATGCTGACGTCATCTTTAGCCGTCTTGGCCACAAAGTGAAATTTTGGATCACTATTAATGAGCCGTACAATATAGCCAATATAGGCCATGGCTATGGAGCAGCTGCCCCAG GGATCAGTTTCCGACCAGGCACTCTGCCCTACATCGTGGGTCACAACCTGCTTAAAGCTCACGCTGAGGCCTGGCATCTCTACAATGACATGTATCGGGCCAAACAGAAAGGAATTATCTCTATCACCATCAACTCTGACTGGTCAGAACCCAGAAATCCCTATAAACAGGAGGACATCGATGCTGCAAGACGTGTCGTGCAG TTCTACATTGGCTGGTTTGCCCATCCCGTTTTTAATGGAGACTACAGCAACATGATGAAGACAATCATTCGAGAGCGAAGCTTAGCTGCTGGTCTTTCTAAATCTCG GCTGCCTGAGTTCACTCCTGAGGAGATTAAGAGGATTAAGGGAACCTATGATTATTTTGGGTTCAACCATTACACCACTGTCCTGGCATTCCCTGTGAACTATGGAAATCTTCAGCACTATGATGCTGATAG GGGTGCAGGAACAATAGCTGATCGTACCTGGCTGGATTCAGGCTCATCCTGGCTGAAGGTCTCTCCGTTTGGATTCCGCCGGATATTAAACTTCATTAAGAAAGAGTATGGAAATCCACGTATTATCATCACAGAAAATGGCATGTCAGAGCGGGGACCTATTGACCTTAGTGATATTCATAGGAGCTACTACTATGAAAAATACATCAACCAGGTGCTGAAAG CATACTTGCTAGATAATGTGGATGTCCGTGGTTACACAGCTTGGTCACTGATGGACAACCTAGAGTGGGCCACTGGCTTTTCGGAGAGATTTGGCCTTTTCTACGTCAATCACTCAGACCCTAAACTGCCTCGAGTTGCCAAGACTTCTGTCACCCTTTACTCCACCATCATCAACTGCAACGGATTCCCCGACCCCGCCATGGGACCCCATGAGTGCCTGAACTCTGTGCCCGAAC CAACGAGTGCGCCGATCACACCCGCTCCCAACACTGTGAGCTTCCTGGGTATGAAGCTCTCTACTAGTGATGCCGAGATCGGACTTACCACCACATTTGCTCTACTGGCTGTTGCA AAGCTGCAGGTCAAACTGCACCAGTGGTTTAGCATTACCACTGTAGCGATTAACTAG